Proteins co-encoded in one Bacillus infantis NRRL B-14911 genomic window:
- the pepV gene encoding dipeptidase PepV, protein MKNIDWQKEIEEREQAFLADTQKLLQIRSILDEENATEDAPLGKEVKEALDFMLELGSKDGFSVKNTGNLAGHIEFGSGEEIVGILCHVDVVPEGDGWTSDPFAAEIRDGKIFARGALDDKGPTMAAYYAMKIVKELGLPLSKKVRMIVGTDEESDWRCVDHYFKHEQMPDIGFAPDADFPIIYAEKGISDFDLVQESTAENQDGDVKAEVASFQSGRRYNMVPDYAKASLLVHHEQTEVLQRFVDFQKQHDLKGSYHVDNGELILEVEGISAHGMEPDNGKNAGLYLAKFLSELSIDSKAAQFFSFADRYFFKDSRGRQLGAAYSDDITGDLTINLGKISYSQAEGGRLGLNLRYPVTNDMALTKETVMAAAGKEGFRLENFTDSKPHHVDEDTFLIQTLKKVYEEQTGDEAKLISIGGGTYARSLKAGVAFGPLFPDREDIAHQKDEYMFIEDLVKAAAIYAQAIYELAK, encoded by the coding sequence ATGAAAAACATTGATTGGCAGAAAGAAATAGAAGAACGTGAGCAGGCTTTCCTGGCTGATACCCAGAAGCTTCTGCAAATCAGGAGCATTCTTGATGAAGAGAATGCGACTGAAGATGCCCCTCTGGGAAAAGAAGTCAAAGAAGCACTTGATTTTATGCTGGAGCTGGGCAGCAAGGACGGATTCTCCGTGAAAAACACCGGCAATCTTGCTGGACATATTGAGTTTGGGAGTGGAGAAGAAATCGTCGGGATTCTTTGCCACGTGGATGTTGTTCCTGAAGGTGACGGATGGACAAGCGATCCTTTTGCTGCAGAAATAAGGGATGGAAAGATTTTTGCACGCGGGGCGCTGGATGATAAAGGGCCTACAATGGCCGCTTATTATGCTATGAAAATAGTCAAGGAGCTTGGGCTGCCGCTGAGCAAAAAAGTGCGGATGATCGTCGGGACGGACGAAGAGAGCGACTGGCGCTGTGTGGACCATTATTTCAAGCACGAGCAGATGCCTGATATCGGCTTCGCCCCAGATGCTGATTTTCCGATCATCTATGCAGAAAAAGGAATTTCCGACTTTGACCTTGTTCAGGAAAGCACAGCAGAAAATCAGGATGGCGATGTCAAGGCAGAAGTTGCTTCATTCCAGTCCGGCCGAAGATACAACATGGTCCCTGACTATGCCAAAGCATCCCTGCTCGTCCATCATGAACAGACAGAGGTGCTGCAGCGTTTTGTAGATTTCCAGAAGCAGCATGACCTGAAAGGCAGCTATCATGTGGATAATGGTGAGTTGATTCTTGAGGTTGAAGGAATTTCTGCACATGGAATGGAGCCTGATAACGGGAAGAATGCAGGCTTATATTTAGCTAAATTCCTGTCAGAGCTTTCAATCGATTCAAAGGCAGCCCAATTTTTCAGCTTTGCTGACCGCTATTTCTTCAAGGATTCCCGCGGCAGGCAGCTGGGCGCGGCCTACTCTGACGATATCACAGGCGACCTGACCATCAATCTTGGAAAGATAAGCTATTCACAGGCAGAAGGCGGACGGCTTGGATTGAATCTCCGCTACCCTGTCACCAATGATATGGCTTTAACCAAGGAAACGGTCATGGCTGCTGCTGGAAAAGAAGGGTTCCGCCTCGAAAACTTTACAGATTCCAAGCCCCATCATGTGGATGAGGATACTTTCCTGATCCAGACGCTGAAAAAAGTGTATGAGGAGCAGACTGGAGATGAGGCCAAGCTCATCTCGATCGGGGGAGGAACGTATGCCCGTTCCCTGAAGGCCGGTGTCGCTTTTGGTCCATTATTCCCTGACAGGGAGGACATTGCCCACCAGAAGGATGAATATATGTTTATTGAGGACCTTGTAAAAGCTGCAGCCATCTATGCACAGGCTATTTATGAGCTGGCAAAATAA
- a CDS encoding ABC transporter permease, with protein MTSSRLLFKRLSAEWKYQYSVFRSIADWTIILYLAVPAAVISFFIYRSWWTEMPGWILMVPAAFLFLPGYIASWGGHYRTFIQEADKVFLIKNRKLYFGLKKGAFFYSLLAGACQAAFIAILLLPFLIGHYGFTMLYAVSYFLFFFSCRVFIMWLKQNLRKIEGKLLRILFSLASFVLLSWMVQLVFALWLGGNLLAFNMSAILLLALGSFLYNRNLSKTHTFDTEAAFEREERVKYTGLIFQLSYEVEMPSPSAVRKKPFLFRQSKRIFKKRTVSAGFLEVFIKVFLRNPSYWGNYLKIISPAVAAIVIIPPIWLKTLIAIGFLIMMFSWLQMVWGKITISHPLTKKYGERDAYFSARTKAVWALFLLSIILVILAAAGGLWLTGQMPAGSLSL; from the coding sequence ATGACTAGCAGCAGGCTCCTTTTTAAAAGGCTTTCGGCAGAATGGAAATATCAGTACAGCGTCTTCAGATCAATTGCGGACTGGACCATCATCCTTTATCTGGCGGTTCCTGCAGCAGTCATCTCCTTTTTCATATACAGATCCTGGTGGACAGAAATGCCCGGGTGGATTTTAATGGTGCCGGCAGCTTTCCTGTTCCTTCCAGGCTATATTGCCTCATGGGGCGGCCATTACCGAACCTTTATCCAGGAGGCAGATAAGGTATTTCTAATTAAAAACCGGAAGCTTTATTTCGGCCTTAAAAAAGGAGCTTTTTTCTATTCTCTTCTGGCTGGAGCATGCCAGGCAGCCTTCATAGCCATTCTGCTGCTTCCCTTTTTAATAGGGCACTACGGCTTTACAATGCTATATGCCGTTTCTTATTTCCTGTTTTTCTTTTCCTGCAGAGTATTTATTATGTGGCTGAAGCAAAATCTGAGGAAGATAGAAGGGAAGCTTTTAAGGATACTATTCAGTCTTGCAAGCTTTGTGCTGTTAAGCTGGATGGTCCAGCTGGTTTTTGCCCTGTGGCTCGGGGGAAATCTGCTGGCCTTTAATATGTCGGCTATTCTGCTGCTTGCCCTGGGAAGCTTCCTATACAATAGGAATCTGTCCAAAACACATACCTTTGATACTGAAGCGGCATTTGAGAGGGAGGAACGAGTCAAATATACAGGCTTAATTTTCCAGCTTTCCTATGAGGTAGAGATGCCTTCGCCTTCCGCAGTAAGAAAAAAGCCTTTTTTGTTCAGGCAATCAAAAAGGATCTTTAAAAAAAGGACGGTCTCTGCCGGATTTCTGGAAGTTTTCATTAAAGTATTCCTGCGCAACCCGTCTTATTGGGGAAACTATTTAAAAATCATATCACCTGCAGTGGCAGCGATCGTCATCATTCCGCCTATCTGGTTAAAAACACTTATAGCCATCGGCTTCCTCATCATGATGTTTTCCTGGCTGCAGATGGTTTGGGGAAAAATCACGATCTCCCACCCCCTCACAAAAAAATACGGTGAAAGAGATGCGTATTTTTCGGCAAGGACCAAAGCGGTATGGGCTCTCTTTCTTCTGTCCATCATTCTTGTTATACTGGCGGCAGCGGGAGGACTTTGGCTGACAGGCCAGATGCCTGCTGGCAGCCTTTCTCTTTGA
- a CDS encoding ABC transporter ATP-binding protein, which yields MKLLTAQIKQAGYSKEAPYLQDIQFEVHSGELIGLIGANGAGKSTTIKTILGLMDYTEGETVFKEGIKYSYVPERPIFYDELTLWEHLDFIAAVEGLSDQEYRKQAEELLELYKLADYAHDYPHTYSKGMQQKAMLVLSLIINPSVYIIDEPFIGLDPNATRLFLESVEKERQKGAGILMSTHVLDTAEKVCDRFIIINKGRVAASGTMDEIRQQCGLPGGSLFDCFHMYSEEHVND from the coding sequence ATGAAACTATTAACAGCGCAAATAAAACAGGCGGGATACAGCAAAGAGGCTCCATATCTGCAGGATATTCAATTTGAAGTCCATTCAGGAGAGCTGATCGGCCTGATCGGGGCGAATGGTGCGGGAAAGAGCACTACGATCAAAACGATCCTTGGCCTAATGGATTATACAGAAGGAGAAACCGTTTTTAAAGAGGGGATCAAATATTCTTATGTTCCCGAGCGGCCCATCTTTTATGACGAGCTTACATTATGGGAGCATCTCGACTTCATCGCTGCAGTAGAAGGGCTCAGCGATCAGGAATACAGGAAGCAGGCGGAAGAGCTGCTGGAGCTGTATAAGCTGGCAGACTATGCACATGATTATCCCCATACATATTCAAAAGGGATGCAGCAGAAGGCCATGCTGGTCCTCTCTCTGATCATCAACCCTTCTGTATATATCATTGATGAGCCTTTCATCGGCCTGGATCCGAATGCAACAAGGCTTTTCCTGGAATCAGTCGAAAAGGAGCGCCAAAAGGGTGCAGGCATTTTGATGTCGACCCATGTTCTGGACACTGCCGAAAAGGTTTGCGACAGGTTTATAATCATTAATAAAGGCAGGGTCGCGGCATCAGGGACCATGGATGAAATCAGGCAGCAATGCGGCCTGCCGGGCGGGTCGCTGTTCGATTGCTTCCATATGTATTCAGAGGAGCATGTAAATGACTAG
- a CDS encoding MOSC domain-containing protein, translated as MKVGTIKEIIRHPVKSFGGESVAETRLMSYGLYGDRSHAFLDTSRPGKFLTITQAPEMATFSARFAGKEQDNMFPAVIIRMPDGSSAKWGDPRVAGYLESLTGKKTEQIQYSPKSIPLGPIEEEHLQLVSAASLRKLGEMRGREVDHRRFRANIILDIEGSVPFAEESWFGKKLIIGSGGSAIMIKRHCERCQIITVDPEDAGKDAALLKMVAKERSNHFGVYASVVRTGPIRTGDAIYLAD; from the coding sequence ATGAAGGTGGGAACGATTAAAGAAATCATCAGGCACCCTGTCAAATCCTTTGGCGGTGAAAGTGTGGCAGAGACGCGGCTGATGTCTTACGGATTATATGGAGACAGGAGCCATGCTTTCCTGGACACGTCGAGGCCCGGGAAATTCCTGACCATTACCCAGGCTCCCGAGATGGCCACATTTTCAGCGCGTTTTGCAGGAAAGGAACAGGATAACATGTTTCCGGCAGTCATCATCAGAATGCCTGACGGAAGTAGCGCCAAATGGGGCGATCCCCGCGTAGCAGGTTATTTAGAAAGCCTCACAGGCAAAAAAACTGAGCAGATTCAATACTCGCCAAAGAGTATACCTTTAGGTCCAATAGAAGAGGAGCATCTGCAGCTCGTTTCCGCCGCTTCATTGAGAAAGCTCGGTGAAATGCGGGGCAGAGAAGTTGATCACCGGCGCTTCCGGGCCAATATTATCCTTGATATTGAAGGATCTGTTCCCTTTGCAGAAGAAAGCTGGTTTGGGAAAAAGCTGATCATCGGCAGCGGAGGATCCGCTATCATGATTAAGCGTCATTGTGAAAGATGCCAGATCATCACAGTCGATCCGGAGGATGCCGGTAAGGATGCCGCCCTTCTGAAAATGGTTGCCAAAGAAAGGAGCAATCATTTCGGCGTCTATGCTTCAGTGGTGCGTACAGGTCCGATCCGAACAGGTGATGCAATCTATCTTGCAGATTGA
- a CDS encoding M48 family metallopeptidase: protein MNHSLREQLVHRKESLYFAFVILFGILTYLLLSITIIGIIMLAILLTATIILHGLMMAGIRRNGVKLGEKQFPELYGKAVSVAGQMGLAKVPDIYIVESEGVLNAFASRFFRKNMVVLYSGIFELIEQKAEKEVLFVLAHEFAHLKRRHVTVSFLLLPALWVPFLGNAYLRACEYTCDRYAAYYTESYEASRNALTMLAIGKELYKKVDQETYMEQIESEQGIFIWLNEKLSTHPHLPKRLHALAQFFAPETALVLKEKRSTVWIGSIAAVLFLALAGTGLWFGLKGIENLDMLSDMPIDGPVEEVEGITPLMEAAETSDLASIENQIGNGADINAADSEGSTALHWAVYSGQADAARLLAEHGADPNTVDAYDTTPLMSAVFADDASMAELLLEYGADPLYTDAEGLTAYDYAQEYGNPEVLEVLKPYYE from the coding sequence TTGAATCATTCGTTGCGTGAACAGCTCGTACACAGAAAAGAAAGTCTCTATTTTGCTTTTGTCATTTTATTCGGCATCCTTACGTATTTGCTATTATCTATAACTATTATTGGCATTATCATGCTGGCCATTTTGCTGACTGCCACCATCATTCTCCACGGGCTGATGATGGCCGGAATCCGCAGGAACGGTGTAAAGCTTGGGGAAAAGCAATTCCCAGAGCTGTATGGAAAGGCGGTTTCAGTGGCCGGGCAGATGGGGCTTGCGAAAGTCCCGGATATTTATATTGTGGAATCCGAAGGGGTTCTCAATGCTTTTGCATCCAGGTTTTTCAGAAAAAATATGGTGGTGCTGTATTCTGGTATTTTTGAATTGATTGAGCAGAAAGCGGAGAAGGAGGTATTGTTTGTACTGGCACACGAGTTTGCCCATCTGAAACGAAGGCATGTGACAGTCAGCTTCCTCCTGCTGCCTGCTCTGTGGGTGCCATTTTTGGGAAATGCGTATTTAAGAGCTTGCGAGTATACCTGTGACCGCTATGCTGCCTACTATACTGAGTCTTATGAAGCTTCCAGGAATGCGCTGACAATGCTTGCCATCGGGAAAGAATTATATAAGAAGGTCGACCAGGAAACCTATATGGAACAGATCGAGTCGGAGCAGGGCATTTTCATATGGCTGAATGAGAAGCTTTCCACTCATCCGCATCTTCCGAAAAGGCTGCATGCACTGGCACAGTTTTTTGCCCCGGAAACGGCACTGGTGCTTAAAGAGAAGCGAAGTACTGTCTGGATTGGTTCTATCGCAGCTGTGCTCTTTCTGGCCCTTGCCGGAACAGGGCTATGGTTTGGCTTAAAAGGAATCGAAAATCTTGATATGCTCTCAGATATGCCAATTGATGGACCAGTAGAAGAAGTGGAAGGAATTACGCCTCTGATGGAGGCTGCAGAGACAAGTGACCTCGCCTCTATTGAAAACCAGATTGGGAATGGAGCTGACATTAATGCTGCTGACAGTGAAGGCTCAACTGCCCTGCACTGGGCCGTGTACAGCGGACAGGCCGATGCCGCCCGGCTCCTGGCAGAACACGGAGCTGATCCAAATACAGTGGATGCCTATGACACAACGCCTTTAATGAGCGCGGTTTTTGCAGATGATGCCAGTATGGCTGAATTGCTTCTGGAATATGGGGCAGATCCGTTATATACAGATGCAGAGGGCCTTACAGCCTATGATTACGCTCAGGAATACGGAAACCCTGAAGTATTGGAAGTGCTTAAGCCTTATTATGAATAA
- a CDS encoding DeoR family transcriptional regulator, which translates to MKPSTNRMLNRIKAVYMFICKRGTVTTQELVEEFGITPRTIQRDLNVLAYNDLVISPSRGKWTTTQRKVKLSS; encoded by the coding sequence TTGAAACCTTCGACTAACCGGATGTTAAACCGCATTAAAGCCGTCTACATGTTTATTTGTAAGCGCGGAACTGTAACAACTCAGGAGCTTGTAGAGGAATTTGGTATTACTCCTCGCACCATACAACGAGATTTGAATGTCCTGGCCTATAATGATTTAGTCATCAGTCCGAGCAGAGGAAAATGGACGACGACGCAAAGAAAAGTTAAATTATCATCGTAA
- a CDS encoding pseudouridine synthase, protein MRIDKVLANLGYGSRKEVKKLLKDGSVTVNDEKIKDAKQHVDPEKDLIRINGETVEYREFIYLMMNKPPGVISATEDNRDETVIDLLEAEDLIFEPFPVGRLDKDTEGLLLITNDGQLAHRLLSPKKHVPKTYFAVIDQEVTEEDVTAFRKGVILDDGYATKPGELNILKSGERSDIELTITEGKFHQVKRMFEAVGKKVVYLQRLSMGPLRLDETLELGEYRELTEEELQSLMEYEVK, encoded by the coding sequence ATGAGAATTGATAAAGTGCTGGCCAATCTTGGATACGGCAGCAGGAAAGAGGTAAAAAAGCTGCTTAAGGACGGTTCGGTGACCGTCAATGATGAAAAGATCAAAGATGCCAAGCAGCATGTCGATCCTGAAAAAGATCTGATCCGTATAAACGGAGAAACCGTCGAATACAGGGAATTTATTTATTTGATGATGAACAAGCCGCCGGGCGTCATTTCAGCAACAGAAGATAACAGAGATGAAACGGTCATTGATCTCCTTGAGGCAGAGGATCTGATCTTTGAACCTTTTCCGGTCGGAAGGCTTGATAAGGATACGGAGGGTCTGCTTTTGATTACGAATGATGGCCAGCTGGCCCACCGCCTGCTCTCCCCAAAGAAGCATGTGCCGAAAACGTATTTTGCAGTCATAGACCAGGAAGTGACGGAAGAAGATGTCACTGCCTTCCGCAAAGGAGTCATCCTGGATGACGGCTATGCGACAAAGCCGGGAGAGCTCAATATCCTGAAGTCCGGAGAACGGTCTGATATCGAATTGACGATCACAGAGGGAAAGTTTCACCAAGTCAAAAGAATGTTTGAAGCTGTAGGGAAGAAAGTGGTATATCTGCAGAGGCTTTCGATGGGGCCGCTGCGGCTTGATGAGACGCTCGAGCTTGGTGAGTACAGGGAGCTGACAGAGGAAGAGCTGCAGTCTCTGATGGAATATGAAGTGAAGTAA
- a CDS encoding putative polysaccharide biosynthesis protein, whose amino-acid sequence MSSKLLRGTFILTLGTIISKVLGLFYVIPFYRIVGDHGSALYQYSYVPYTIFISIATAGIPLAVSKFIAKYNALEEYAVGRKLFKSGLVVMLCSGIFSFLILYFSAPVLAELFIPDSDLDSSVSDVITVIRAVSFALIVVPFMSLIRGFFQGHQSMGPSAVSQVVEQIVRIVFLLAGAYIVLNWMGGSLVKAVSVATFAAFIGAIGSLAVLFWYWYKRKSHLDDLLLQDKGTMDISLKDMYKEILIYAAPFIFVGLANPLFQIIDQLTFNRAMAEIGLAGQAESSLAVLNFQAHKLVIIPVSLATAFSLTLVPAITKAFTDNDRMSLNKQLNQTFQVLLFLTLPAAAGLSLLAEPVFTVFYEHKELGTEVLRTYAPVAMLFSLFSVTAAILQGINEQRFTILSLLVGLLVKLSLNIPLIKLMETQGAVLATTLGYTAAILINLYVIRTYAEYPFRLVVRRSLLIILFTAFMFAGTAVSYKLLTLFLSPASTIQSLIIIFICAGIGAAIYFYLAFRTRLVYFLFGQRVEKIKQKLRLRF is encoded by the coding sequence ATGTCATCTAAGCTTTTAAGAGGTACCTTTATTTTAACCCTCGGAACCATTATTTCAAAGGTTCTGGGCCTGTTTTATGTGATACCGTTCTACCGGATTGTAGGGGACCATGGAAGTGCTTTATACCAGTACTCCTATGTTCCGTATACGATTTTTATCAGCATTGCTACAGCGGGGATCCCCCTTGCTGTTTCCAAGTTTATCGCCAAGTATAATGCCCTTGAAGAGTATGCTGTCGGCAGAAAGCTTTTTAAGTCCGGCCTTGTCGTCATGCTCTGCAGCGGGATTTTCTCATTTTTAATTCTTTATTTTTCGGCCCCGGTCCTTGCAGAATTATTCATTCCTGACTCTGATCTGGACTCCAGTGTCAGTGATGTTATTACTGTCATCAGGGCAGTAAGCTTTGCTTTGATTGTTGTCCCGTTCATGAGTTTAATCAGAGGATTCTTCCAGGGCCATCAATCGATGGGACCGTCTGCCGTGTCACAGGTTGTTGAACAGATTGTCCGCATTGTCTTTTTGCTTGCCGGTGCCTATATTGTCCTGAACTGGATGGGCGGAAGCCTGGTCAAAGCTGTCAGCGTGGCAACTTTTGCTGCATTCATAGGAGCAATTGGCAGCCTTGCGGTACTGTTCTGGTACTGGTATAAACGGAAATCCCATTTGGATGACCTCCTCCTTCAAGACAAAGGGACGATGGATATTTCCCTGAAGGATATGTATAAAGAAATTCTCATATATGCTGCACCATTTATCTTTGTCGGCCTTGCCAACCCCTTGTTTCAAATCATTGACCAGCTCACATTCAACAGGGCGATGGCAGAAATTGGCCTTGCCGGGCAGGCTGAGTCATCACTGGCGGTGCTGAACTTTCAGGCGCATAAGCTGGTGATCATCCCAGTGTCGCTGGCAACGGCCTTTTCACTGACGCTTGTCCCTGCCATAACGAAGGCGTTCACAGATAATGACCGTATGAGCCTGAACAAGCAGCTGAACCAGACATTCCAGGTGCTCCTTTTTCTTACATTGCCTGCCGCAGCGGGGCTTTCACTGCTGGCTGAGCCGGTTTTCACTGTCTTTTACGAGCATAAGGAATTGGGTACAGAGGTTTTGAGAACGTATGCCCCGGTGGCGATGCTGTTTTCCTTGTTCTCCGTTACAGCGGCGATCCTGCAGGGCATCAATGAACAGAGATTCACGATTCTGAGCCTGCTTGTCGGTCTGCTCGTCAAGCTGAGCCTGAATATTCCGCTCATCAAGCTGATGGAAACACAGGGAGCAGTATTGGCTACAACCCTTGGATACACTGCAGCCATACTGATCAATTTATATGTCATCAGGACCTATGCAGAATATCCATTCCGCCTGGTCGTCAGAAGGAGCCTGCTGATCATCCTGTTCACGGCATTCATGTTTGCCGGAACTGCAGTATCCTATAAACTGCTGACATTATTCCTGTCTCCGGCTTCTACCATCCAGTCGCTGATCATCATTTTCATTTGTGCAGGCATTGGAGCAGCCATCTATTTTTACTTGGCCTTCAGAACAAGGCTTGTTTATTTCCTATTTGGACAAAGAGTGGAGAAAATCAAACAGAAGCTCCGCCTCCGCTTTTAA
- a CDS encoding BaiN/RdsA family NAD(P)/FAD-dependent oxidoreductase — MYDVIVIGGGPSGLMASIAAAEKRMKVLLIDKGNKLGRKLAISGGGRCNVTNRLPIDEIIKHIPGNGRFLYSAFSIFSNEDIISFFEDMGIQLKEEDHGRMFPVTDKAQSVVDALLSKMKELRVEVKTDSPVEDISYGENGHTVFLKNGAKYDARSLVIAVGGKSVPHTGSTGDGYAWAEKAGHTITDLFPTEVPVTSSEPFIKNKVLQGLALRDAALSVLNPKGKPLITHKMDMLFTHFGVSGPAVLRCSQYVVKAMKKWDLKQVVLSLDAVPDRKEEPLFQEVSSIIKADPKKSIKNILKGLLPERYLLFLLDWNEIDPSAQGGTISHEKIRLFVKSCKAFQFKADGTLPIEKAFVTGGGVSTKEIEPQTMASKLMPGLYFCGEILDIHGYTGGYNITSALVTGRLAGSNAAEAASY; from the coding sequence ATGTACGATGTAATTGTAATTGGAGGCGGTCCATCAGGCCTGATGGCTTCGATTGCGGCGGCAGAAAAGAGAATGAAAGTCCTTCTTATCGACAAGGGAAACAAACTTGGCAGAAAGCTCGCCATTTCAGGCGGAGGCCGCTGCAATGTTACGAACCGCCTGCCCATCGATGAGATCATAAAGCATATACCCGGCAACGGCAGGTTCTTATACAGCGCATTTTCTATTTTCAGCAACGAAGATATCATCAGCTTCTTCGAGGATATGGGCATCCAGCTGAAAGAGGAAGACCATGGCAGGATGTTCCCTGTCACAGACAAGGCCCAGTCGGTCGTTGATGCGCTCCTTTCAAAAATGAAGGAGCTCCGTGTCGAGGTGAAAACCGATTCACCGGTGGAGGATATTTCTTATGGGGAGAATGGGCATACAGTATTTCTGAAAAATGGAGCAAAGTATGATGCCAGGTCGCTGGTTATTGCGGTGGGAGGCAAGTCAGTCCCACATACCGGTTCTACAGGGGATGGCTACGCATGGGCGGAAAAAGCCGGACACACGATCACCGATCTGTTCCCGACAGAGGTGCCTGTCACTTCTTCTGAGCCATTTATAAAAAATAAAGTTCTGCAGGGGCTCGCTCTCAGGGATGCAGCTCTAAGTGTCCTGAATCCTAAAGGCAAGCCCCTTATCACCCATAAGATGGACATGCTCTTCACCCATTTCGGCGTAAGCGGCCCTGCCGTCCTGAGATGTTCGCAGTATGTGGTGAAAGCGATGAAGAAGTGGGATCTTAAACAAGTCGTATTAAGCCTTGATGCTGTTCCGGACCGGAAGGAAGAGCCGTTATTCCAGGAAGTGTCCTCCATCATAAAGGCTGATCCAAAAAAGAGCATTAAAAACATCCTGAAAGGACTTTTGCCGGAACGCTACCTGCTGTTCCTGCTCGATTGGAATGAAATCGATCCATCTGCTCAGGGCGGGACCATTTCGCATGAAAAGATCCGCCTGTTTGTAAAAAGCTGCAAGGCATTTCAATTTAAAGCCGATGGCACCCTTCCGATTGAAAAAGCATTCGTCACTGGCGGCGGTGTATCCACAAAAGAAATCGAACCGCAGACAATGGCCTCCAAGCTGATGCCCGGCCTCTACTTTTGCGGTGAAATCCTGGATATCCACGGCTATACCGGCGGCTATAACATCACCTCAGCGCTGGTGACAGGCAGGCTTGCCGGTTCCAATGCAGCAGAAGCTGCGTCCTATTAA
- a CDS encoding sporulation protein Cse60 has protein sequence MIKVKLFDHEHEKDLEKDMNHFLERIDENRLIDIKYNVAAIQEEEEEQIYCFSAMVVYRS, from the coding sequence TTGATTAAAGTGAAGCTCTTTGACCATGAGCATGAAAAAGATCTTGAAAAGGATATGAACCATTTCCTGGAACGGATTGATGAAAACAGGCTGATCGATATTAAATATAATGTTGCAGCCATCCAGGAAGAGGAAGAAGAACAAATTTACTGCTTTTCCGCCATGGTTGTTTACCGGTCCTGA